The Dehalobacter sp. DCM sequence CTTTGTCAAAAAACGGGAGTAATTGGCTGAAATCAGCGTTAAATAAGGGAAACAGAATCAAGAAAGACAACCCCAAAAGACCCAGGGGTAATACAAACTGAGCGATACGGGCGATAACTTCCAATCCTTGAAATACAGCATAAGCAGCTAACAGCGTGAGGAAAAAATTAAAGACGATTCTTGGCGTTTCCGGCATCAGGTGTATCGTGATAAAATCAGTAAAAGCACTGACAACAAAAAAACTCATGAAAATTAAAAACGCGATATAGCCAAAGCTCAGCATTTTCCCCAAAATCTTTCCGAGGAGTATTTCAGAATACTGGGTCAGAGTTTTTTGAGGAAAACGCATCCCCAAATTGTAGACGATCCCCAGCTCAACAAGTCCTACCATAACCGAGAGTAAAACAGATATCCAGGCCGATTCATTGGCTTTATTCGCTGCGAATCCGGGAATCGACAGGACAGCCGTAACGACCAGGAAGATAATCAGTATGGTAGTGATTTGGGTTCCGGATATTTTTTGCAATGCTATGAATTTCTTCCCCCTTTCTTTGGCTTGACTGGTCCTTGATTCTTGCTTTTTTTAGATGTGACAGTGCGATAAGCTTTGGGTTGGGCATACATTGCCCACCATGGGACCCGGAGTAGAATATCCCGGAAATCCTGCATACTTAAAGGCGCAAAAGGGGATAAATAGGGAACGCCAAAGGATCGTAAGCTGCAGAGATGGATCAATATCCCCATTAAACCGAACATAATCCCAATACCACCGAGAAAGCTCGCTAAAAAGATCAATAAAAAACGCAGCAGCCGCAGCGAATAGCCAGCATCATAATTTGGAATGGTAAAAGATGCAATCGCCGTCGTAGCGACCACAATCACCGAAATCGGGGATACAAGACCGGCATTCACTGCAGCCTGGCCGATAACCAAACCGCCGACGGTACTGATCGCTTGACCAATGGTCTTTGGTAAACGGACGCCGGCTTCACGCAAAACTTCGAAAACAAATTCGATTAAAAGAATTTCTAAGGAAATGGGAAGGGGTAAACCTTGTCGTGATCCCGCCACTGAACTCACTAACTGAGGAGGCAGCAGTTCCTGGTGGAAAGAGAAAGCGGCGACGGTTACGGCCGGCAGCAGTAAAGCCATATTTAAGGATATGAACCGCAGAATCCGGGTTAAGGTCGCGAATATGGCGTTGTGATAGTAATCTTCCGCAGCCTGAAGCATGGTAACGAAGGTAGCCGGAACGATCAGCTGCATCGGCGTATTATCGATTAAAATGACAATCCTTCCCTCCAGCAGGGAAGCAGCAGCTTTATCGGGACGCTCCGTATATTGGATGAGTGGGAATAAAGAATAGCGCTCATCCATAATTAATTCTTCAATATAATTGCCTTCCAAGATACTGTCAGTATCAATTCTGCCTAGTCTCTGGCGTACTTCCTGCAATAATGGGTCATTGCTTACCCCTTCAATATAACAAACGGCAAGTTTCGTATGGGTTAGTCTCCCGGCTTCTAGCATTTCAAACTTTAGCTTGCTGGTTTTTAATCGCCGACGCATCAAACTCATATTCACATCGATGGATTCAATAAAGCCGTCTTTAGGCCCACGGACACCCGGCTCAGTATCAGATTCGATGATGGATCGGTTTTCACCACCGCGTACACCTGCGGCCAGGGCAGACGAAGAACCTTCTATCAATAAAACCGCTTTTCCAGCAAATATTTGGTTTTCAATTTCATCAAGATAAGAAATTGTTTGGGTATCTGCAATCGTCATCAGGCGCTTTAAGACAATTTGGACAATATTCTCTTTGTGGTTTTTCACCAGAGACTGTAATTC is a genomic window containing:
- a CDS encoding spore germination protein — protein: MLKKILFKKLKDKAKKTNENRSGNGNQHENTGAAQPAKKQPVSKNYDDNLRVLRQAFIRCADIQFHEFLIGTDSPTRAFIIYASTVTDYETINQHVLGAILSDSQELQSLVKNHKENIVQIVLKRLMTIADTQTISYLDEIENQIFAGKAVLLIEGSSSALAAGVRGGENRSIIESDTEPGVRGPKDGFIESIDVNMSLMRRRLKTSKLKFEMLEAGRLTHTKLAVCYIEGVSNDPLLQEVRQRLGRIDTDSILEGNYIEELIMDERYSLFPLIQYTERPDKAAASLLEGRIVILIDNTPMQLIVPATFVTMLQAAEDYYHNAIFATLTRILRFISLNMALLLPAVTVAAFSFHQELLPPQLVSSVAGSRQGLPLPISLEILLIEFVFEVLREAGVRLPKTIGQAISTVGGLVIGQAAVNAGLVSPISVIVVATTAIASFTIPNYDAGYSLRLLRFLLIFLASFLGGIGIMFGLMGILIHLCSLRSFGVPYLSPFAPLSMQDFRDILLRVPWWAMYAQPKAYRTVTSKKSKNQGPVKPKKGGRNS